In Runella sp. SP2, the genomic window ACTTAGACACAATTATGGATTAAAGGGATGTAGTTGTCGAAACTCACTCAATGACAAATTCATTAAGCTCGCCGCTTTGCTCAGCGAAATGACCTCTTCGATAGCTGCTCGGTACAATAACTGTGAAAAACGCAATGTGTTTCACTATATCGTACCGCCTATTTTGAGTCCAAACGCCCATCGATAATCTAACCGCTATCTCTTTCCCTGATTCTCCGACCAATCGTCTTCTTGATGATTTAGCGCTACAAACCTAGCCCTAAAACTATTAAAGCGTTTTGCGTGAGAAGTTGACGAAATAGATTATATTCGTCCAGCTAATTTCTGCGCTAGAAATTTCCTCCATTTGCCTCTGCTCTTTGACATTCTCTTTCTTTTTCAATGCGTTGACATTTTCCTTGTTGCGCCTCAAAACCTACTCCCTTAGGAGATTAACCTTTACCTTACCCTACTATGAAAAATCTAATTCAACCTATTGTTTCGAATCAACCTGAACCCGGGCATCATGCCAGAAGTGTACTTACGATTGAAGAGTTTATCCGTTTATTGAAAGAAGAAGAGGATTATTGGGCACCTGAGCAAAACAATACCAAGCGAATGATTACTCGTTTGCGTAAAATCTTTTATGACCAATGGGGATGGAATAGCGAATTGATACGTGGGGCGGCAGCGATAGAAAGCCGTTTTGAGACGGTTCTCCATGATTCTCCCGTGAATCATGGGAAAGAAGTTGTTCGGTATAAAAAGCTGGTGTATATGCCCGTGTATCGAGTCGTGACTTATACCGACCACGACAAGGTTTTTGGCGATACCCGAGCGGGAAAAGTGCCCTTTATTTACGAAGGCGATCACCAAGATGTAGTGCTGACCGAAGGGCATTTTTGTGACGTTGCCCACACCTTGGCGGGCTTGGATGCCATCAATTATAAGCAGGTGGTCAGCCCATTGCCTTCGTTTTTATCATTTCTTACTCCATTTGTTCCGCATGTTGACTCCAACGTGGATGTCGTGACATGGTTGGGTGACATCGCGAGTAGTTCGGCCGATTTTCTTTTCGATTACTTGAAAAACAACGGAAAATCGGTGAGTGGCAAGGAGGCACAAGAGGTAATAAACGTAGATGCTTCGGCTTCGGATATGCTGGGGGATATAGACGCGTACGTGATAGCCCATCATTACGACATTGGAAGTTCGAACGGGATGCGGTGTACTGAACTACTAACGGACTATTATCTGGGTGATAATGGCTACCGCGCACGGCGGTTTTCTACGTTTTGCTCCGTTATAGGGCTCGAAAAATGGAATGGACGGGAGTTTGCCAATGAAAAACAGTGGCTGGCGTATTATCGAAAGCAGCTACGAGACAGTACGTCCTTTGTGACGTATAGTGTTAATGAAAAGACACTTTCGGGCGTGTTGCTACCGCTTAAAATATGGTTTCATTGGTACGACGATGCCTTAAAGTTAGACCTACTCCTGAGTATTTTTTTAAAAGCCCTTAAACATAACCTTACACTTGAAAAATAATGCCGTATGGAAATCTCTAAAAAAGTGCTGTGGATTATTGCCTCGTTAGTACTGCTTTTTCTTTTACCTTATCTCGGAGCACTTATTGCGTTTAATAGCGATTTGCCCCCCAATTTATTTACGTATCCAGCCATTGTTCCCCAAGCCAAATCGCACTTTAATGGGTATGTATTTGCCATTATTTCTGTCTTTTTTGTGGCCATCGCGTTGTTGTATATTTACCCAAGGCTTTTTGGTTTTAAGCGTGTGGTGGTGTACGTTTCGGTCAAGAAAAAAAGGTCTTTGCCCCTTTGGTTTTGGATTTCGTTAGTGGTCTGGTGTGGGTGTCTTATTTTACTCTGGGGGAAATTCCAAGGTATTCGTTGGTTTCTTAAATTTATCGATATTTTGCTTTGGTGGAGTTTTACATTGATGATTGATGGAATCGTGTACGCCAGAAATAACGGACGGTCGCTGGCGACGATACGCCATCGGGAATTGGTTGGTATTGCTTTTGCTTCGATTTTAGGTTGGATGTTTTTTGAGTATTTCAACTTCTTTGTGGATGACAATTGGTACTATCCTCAAGGGGGGCAGATACCGCCAGCGGAGTTTTTGAGTTACTCCATGCTCGCTTCTACGGCCGTCTTTCCTATTGCCTTCGAATGGTATAGTTTGTTCAATACGTTTGAATCTTTTAAGGCAAAGTATTCCAAGGGAGTAAAATTGGTAGTGCCCAAGTGGCTAAAAATGGGGCTATTGGTGCTGAGTTTTGGGGTGATGTTTTCCATCAGCTTCTTTCCCGATACGCTTTTCTTTGCCGTGTGGCTGAGCCCGTTGATAATCTTGGCCATCTTGTTGTCCGAAATGAAAATATGGTCGCCTTTTACGCCTATTAAAGACGGGAATTGGTCGCCGTTGTTGCTGATTGCCCTTTCGTGGGTCGTTTCGGGCGTGTGTGTTGAGTGCTGGAACTACTTCAGTGCCGACCACGTCAATGGCCAAATAATCACCGAAAATACGCTTTATTGGGCCTACAGCGTACCGTATGTAGATGCGTATCATTTGTTCGAAATGCCCATTTTAGGGTATTTGGGGTATTTGCCTTATGGGATATATGCGGGCGTGTGGTGGATAACTTTTGCCTTTTTACTCAACATTCCTACGCAGTTTTCGGAAGCGGGACATGACAATGTGTAAGCACTAATTGAGGGGAGACAATCGCATAAAACGATGCCATACGATGAAAATAATTGTACAACTACTTAGGCAATGGGCAGAGTTAGCTACCAGCAAAACAAGCAGGGTGGTTGGTATTTTGTGCTTTTGCTGGGGAATGACCGTGTTAGGGCAAAACCCTGTTATCAATTGGGACGGAAAACAAAAGGTAGTCGATATTGCCGAGCAAGTGTTGATTTTGAAAGACACAAGTGGTCGTTTGAAAATAGAGGACGTTGCTTCGCCCCAATTTGCGGATAGGTTTACCCTATCAAAACAGAAGGTGTTGAGTTTCAATGATGAGGATTATTATTGGGTCAAAGTCCAAGTTCGGAATGTAGCCTCTACCCAAGTGCTGCTAGAAATAGCGCAACCTATTTTGTCGAAGGTTGATTTTTATTACCAAGAACCTACTACCCAAAAATGGCACGTAGTCCAAGAGGGATTTATGACGCCTATTCAACAGAAAGCTTATAAGCACCAATACCAGCTTTTTTTGTTGCCCCCAGCCGCCCAGACCTATTATTTACGCTTTCAGTCATTAGGACTTGCGGTGCCACTTCGGCTTTGGAATGAAAACGTGTATGAAGAGAAAATAGGTACCCAACGCATCGTTTTTGGGATTTTTACGGGCATCATGGGCTTTGTGGTTATCCTCAACCTCTTTTTCTTTTTTTCTCTTCAAAAATTAGCCTATGCACACTATGCGGTGCTGGTATTTATTTATTACCTGACGGCCTCCAACGTCGAAGGTTTTCTTTTGTATGTACATCCTAAAGCCGATTTGTTTTATGGAATGTTCATTACTTCGATTTTTAATATGCCAATTGGAGTCTCCTTTGCCCTGCTCTTTTTGGACATCAAAAAAGTAAGTACTCGACTGTATAAAGTTGGGTGGGGGTTCTTTATTTACTATTTGACGTTTATCTTCTGGCATCGGTTTTTGTCGCCGCTCACTTTGGCATACGTGACCAATTTCCATGGCCTGATGGTGGTGTTAATTATGGCTACTTTTGGGATACAGGCGGGCAGAAAAGGCAATCGAATCGGGTATTACTTTTTTGTTTCGTATTTACTGTTCTTCTTGTTGGCCGCGCTGGATACCAAAAGCAAATTGACGGGCACCCCAACGTACATTTTTGATTTGTCGTATGTGTCGTTAGGCTTTCTTACGGAGGCAATTACCCTTTCATATTTGCTGACCAAACGTTTTGAATGGGAAGGCCAAGCAGTGGCAGAGGAAAGGCTAAAATCGCAGGAACTTCTGCTGGCACAAACAAGGGAAAATGAGCGGATTGTGCGCGAACAAAACGTTATCTTGGAGCAAAAAGTAGCCGAACGAACCCGTGAGTTGGTCGTCGAAAAGCAAAAATCGGATGACTTACTTTTGAATATTTTGCCGTCGGACATCGCCGATGAATTAAAAGCGACGGGAAGAGCCAAAGCCCGAAAGTATGAGTCAACGTCGGTGCTTTTTGCTGATTTTAAAGACTTTACTGTATTCAGTCAAAACCAAAGTGCCGAAAAAGTGGTCGCAGAAATTGACCATTGCTTTAGGGCGTTTGATCGTATTGTGAAAAACTACGGACTCGAAAAGATTAAAACGATTGGGGATGCTTACATGTGTGCAGGTGGTTTACCTACCCCTAGCGATCATCACGCCCAAAACATCGTACAGGCAGCTTTGGAAATATGCGCTTTCATGAAGCAACTAAAAGCGGAAAAAATCAAGGAAGGGGAACTGTATTTTGAGGTGCGGGTAGGGATTTGCTCGGGGCCAGTGGTAGCGGGTATCGTTGGGATTAATAAATTTGCGTACGATATATGGGGAGATACCGTCAACACGGCGGCGCGAATGGAGCAGCACAGCGAACCAGGAAAAGTAAACGTGAGTGGTTCGACGTACGAATTGATTAAAGAGACGTATAATTGTATCCCAAGAGGAAAAATTGCTGCCAAAAATAAAGGCGAAATAGAGATGTATTTTGTGGAGTAGTCTTATTTCTAGCAGCACTTTAGAAACAAAAGTAATTGATAAAAACCATTTCAAAACATGCTTAAACTTGGATTTGTGAGTGCCATCTTGGCCGATTTTGGGTACGAACACGTGATTGATTTTGCCGCTAATCACGGCTTTTCGTGCGTAGAAATGATGTGCTGGCCCTCTGATAATGCCGACGCGCGCCGCTATGCAGGGGTGACGCACATCAATGCCGAACGCGTACTGTCCGACAGCGCGTACGCCCAAAACTTGGTGTATTATGCCAAAGAAAAAGGAATTACGATTTCGGGCTTGGGCTATTATCCTAACCCCATGGACTCCGATGCGGAAAAGGCGGCCTATTTCCGCGAACACATCAAAACCCTCATTAAAGCGGCGGCGAAGCTAGGTTTACAGAATGTCAATACGTTTGTTGGGCGTGACCCGTCCAAAAATGTGACCGAAAACCTCAAGACGTTTGGCCAAGTGTGGCCCGAAATTATCAAGGTAGCCGAAGAACATAACGTGAAAATCGGTATCGAAAACTGTCCCATGTTTTTTACCAACGACGAGTGGCCTGGAGGTAAAAACTTGGCTACGACGCCTGCGATTTGGGACCGTATGTTTGAAATTATTCCAAGCCCCATTTTAGGACTGAACTACGACCCATCGCACATGATTTGGCAAATGATGGATGAAGCCAAGCCGATTTACGATTACAAAGACCGCTTGCACCATATCCACCTCAAAGACGCAAAAGTGTATAAAGACAAGCTCGACCGTGTTGGTATTATGGCCAATCCGCTCGAATACCACAGCCCCAAACTCCCAGGCTTGGGTGATGTCAACTGGCGAAAATTCTTTGCGGCCCTGACCGACGTGCGCTACCGTGGTCCTGTGTGTATTGAGGTGGAAGACAAGGCGTATGAAGGCAGTATTGAGGATGTGAAAGCGGCGATTTTGACCAGCCGAAACTATTTGCGCCAGTTTTTGGGTTAATCCAAAAAACATTTCCATGAGAATCGAAGAAATCACGCTACGAAATTTTCGTAATTTTCAAGAACAGACTTTTCAGTTTCCTAGCCTTTTTACGGTTGTCATTGGAGAAAATGGAAAGGGGAAATCCACGCTGTTGCAATCACTAAAGGTGGCAGCGGGGACTTTTTTGCTGGGCCTGAAAGAGGCCGAAAGGATTCATATTCTTTCAGAAGATATTCGTAGGGTTGATTTGAATACACGATTTGTGCCTCAATTCCCCTGTGAGTTTATGGTAAAAGGGGATTTTTATGGGCAGCCTGTGTCTTGGAAACGAAGCAAAAATACGCTCGATGGACGTACCACTTCTGCCGATGCCAATGAACTGATTGGCTTTGCACAAGTGATAGAACAACGGGTAAATGAAAATTTGGAAGAAAAAGTAAATCTTCCTGTGCTTGGATTTTTTAGTACAGCACGACTGTGGGCAGAATCAAAACAGACCTTTAAACTGAAAACGAAAGGGTCTCGTCTGAAAGATGGCTATGCTCGCTGCCTTGACCAACGCTCTGATCGTATCACTCCGATGGAGTGGATAAAAAGTAACTATTATAAACAGCTCAAAGGAATCGGCTCGCAAGGGCTTTTGAAGGCTGTTTTGGAGGCAATAAGTACGTGTATTCCCAACTGGACAGCGGAGGAGTGGGATGAAGATACCGATGATTTGTTCGGAACACTCCTTACGCCCGATGGACAGTCGAGCAAGATGCCTCTGTACTACCTCAGCGACGGTTTGCGTACCATGGCGGGACTTGTCGCTGAGATTGCTTACCGTTGTGTCATACTCAATAGCCATTTAGGAGAAGAAGCTGTGAAGCAGAGCAAAGGGATTGTGCTGATTGACGAATTGGATATGCACTTACACCCCAATTGGCAACGGCACGTAGTTAATGACCTAAAAACGGCTTTCCCGAACATACAGTTTGTGGCTACTACCCATTCGCCTTTTATTGTACAGTCGCTGAATAGCAATGAGTTAATTAATTTGGATGCCATATCGGATGTGTCGCCCAAAGAATTAACCGTCGAGGAGGTGGCTCAAGAAATAATGGGCGTAGAAAGCGCATATAGTATTGAAAACACTCAGCAAGAACAGTTAAGTAAAACGTATTTTGAAACATTAGAAACGGGTACATTAGCTGAACCCACTACGCGAGATATACTGGAAGAAATAGAAACCCAAATAGCCGACCCTGCAATGAGAGCATTGCTTCAAATGAAGAAGCTTAAAAAGCAACTTAATCCTGAACAGCCACTATGAGACCTATTTTTCGTGGGCCAGTGCCTATCGATGAAAACGGGCAGATGAAAGTAGTGAGTGACTACAAGGATTGGCGAATGGACTTGGTGGAGCGAATTGGGAACTATTGCTCGTACTGCGATATGGTACTGAACGATAGCCCTCAAGTGGAGCACGTAGTTCCTAAAAATCCTCAGCCTAATCAGCCCCAAGGTTCTTTGCTGGCGTGGGACAATATGGTATTGGCTTGCGGGCCGTGTAACAGAGCCAAAAGTAATAATCCGTGTGGAACGGATACGCATTATCTGCCTGATTTCCACAATACGATATTGGCCTTTGAAACAAAAAATATTTCTTATCGTAATAAAAATGCCTGTATTATTACAGTCAAATCGGGTTTAACGTTTGCGCAAGCGACCAAAGGCCAAAATACCGTTAACCTCTGCCAGCTAGATAAAGTGGTAGTGACCCCTCGGGCAACGGATTTGCGGTGGAAATATCGTTTTGAAGCCCTACAAATGGCTAAGTATTGGCGAAATGAATGGGATAGCTGGGGACAAACTACTCCTGCGTTTTTGAGACTTCTTCAAACCGCAGCCATTTCAAAAGGCTTTTTTATGGTTTGGTACGAAGTTTTTTCTGAGGTACCTACAGTAGTCAAAGCGCTTATAGAAGCATTCCCAAATACGGCGGTCGATTGCTTTGATGAACAACAAGGGTATAGGCTCAAGCGTCGAAATCCCGCTGATTTTTAACAACCACTCCATGAATCGTAACCTACAAGATGGGCTAAATTTTTTCTCCAAACTTACGCGCAAGCGGGTTTGGAACGCCCTAAAAGTTATTTATAGCTTCTACGAATCGAAGTCCACGGGCAAAGCCTTGCACCGTGGACTTCCGATGAGTATTTCGTTTGAACCTACCACTTCGTGCAATTTGCGCTGTCCCGAATGCCCTAGTGGTTTGCGGTCGTTTACGCGACCTACGGGAATGTTGGACGGTGATTTGTTCAAACGCACCATCGACGAACTCGCTGATACCCTTTTGTACCTCATTTTTTATTTTCAAGGGGAACCTTACCTGCATCCTAAGTTTTTGGAATTGGTCAGTTATGCCTCCAAAAAAGGGATTTATACCGCAACTTCCACCAATGCGCATTACTTAACCGAGGCAGCGGCCCGTCGCACGGTAGAAAGCGGCCTCGACCGCCTGATTGTGTCCATCGACGGCACAACGCAGGAAGTGTATCAGCAGTACCGAGTAGGAGGGAAGCTAGAAAAAGTGTTGGAAGGAACGCGTACGATACTGAAATGGAAGAAACAGCTCGGTTCTAAAACGCCGCACGTTGTTTTTCAGTTTTTGGTGGTACGTCCCAACGAACACCAAATTGAAGATGCCAAACGCCTCGCCAAAGAAATTGGGGTGGATGAAATAGGCTTTAAAACCGCTCAAATTTACGAATACGAGCAAGGCGACCCGCTCATCCCGACGATTGATAAGTACTCCCGCTATGCCCAAAATACCGACGGCACCTACCGAATTAAAAATAGCCTCGACGGACATTGTTGGAAAATGTGGCATTCGTGCGTCATTACGTGGGATGGGAAAGTTGTCCCTTGCTGCTTCGATAAAGACGCTCACTATCGCCTTGGCGACGTGTCCGAAACTTCTTTTCAAACCCTTTGGCAAAGCAAAGCCTACACCGATTTTCGTCAAGCTCTGATTCGCTCCCGTTCTGAAATCGAAATGTGTAAAAATTGCACCGAAGGAACGCAGGTTTGGGCGTAAGGGCAAGGGGCAAGTAGGCAAGTAGGCAAATAAGGCAAGGGGCAAGTGAGAAAATGAGGCAAGTGAGCAAATGAGGCAAGCTTGCAATTTGCCCCTTGCCCCTTGCAAACTTGCTCCTTTCTGCTTGCAAACTCGCT contains:
- a CDS encoding radical SAM/SPASM domain-containing protein, with product MNRNLQDGLNFFSKLTRKRVWNALKVIYSFYESKSTGKALHRGLPMSISFEPTTSCNLRCPECPSGLRSFTRPTGMLDGDLFKRTIDELADTLLYLIFYFQGEPYLHPKFLELVSYASKKGIYTATSTNAHYLTEAAARRTVESGLDRLIVSIDGTTQEVYQQYRVGGKLEKVLEGTRTILKWKKQLGSKTPHVVFQFLVVRPNEHQIEDAKRLAKEIGVDEIGFKTAQIYEYEQGDPLIPTIDKYSRYAQNTDGTYRIKNSLDGHCWKMWHSCVITWDGKVVPCCFDKDAHYRLGDVSETSFQTLWQSKAYTDFRQALIRSRSEIEMCKNCTEGTQVWA
- a CDS encoding AAA family ATPase, which produces MRIEEITLRNFRNFQEQTFQFPSLFTVVIGENGKGKSTLLQSLKVAAGTFLLGLKEAERIHILSEDIRRVDLNTRFVPQFPCEFMVKGDFYGQPVSWKRSKNTLDGRTTSADANELIGFAQVIEQRVNENLEEKVNLPVLGFFSTARLWAESKQTFKLKTKGSRLKDGYARCLDQRSDRITPMEWIKSNYYKQLKGIGSQGLLKAVLEAISTCIPNWTAEEWDEDTDDLFGTLLTPDGQSSKMPLYYLSDGLRTMAGLVAEIAYRCVILNSHLGEEAVKQSKGIVLIDELDMHLHPNWQRHVVNDLKTAFPNIQFVATTHSPFIVQSLNSNELINLDAISDVSPKELTVEEVAQEIMGVESAYSIENTQQEQLSKTYFETLETGTLAEPTTRDILEEIETQIADPAMRALLQMKKLKKQLNPEQPL
- a CDS encoding adenylate/guanylate cyclase domain-containing protein, whose translation is MKIIVQLLRQWAELATSKTSRVVGILCFCWGMTVLGQNPVINWDGKQKVVDIAEQVLILKDTSGRLKIEDVASPQFADRFTLSKQKVLSFNDEDYYWVKVQVRNVASTQVLLEIAQPILSKVDFYYQEPTTQKWHVVQEGFMTPIQQKAYKHQYQLFLLPPAAQTYYLRFQSLGLAVPLRLWNENVYEEKIGTQRIVFGIFTGIMGFVVILNLFFFFSLQKLAYAHYAVLVFIYYLTASNVEGFLLYVHPKADLFYGMFITSIFNMPIGVSFALLFLDIKKVSTRLYKVGWGFFIYYLTFIFWHRFLSPLTLAYVTNFHGLMVVLIMATFGIQAGRKGNRIGYYFFVSYLLFFLLAALDTKSKLTGTPTYIFDLSYVSLGFLTEAITLSYLLTKRFEWEGQAVAEERLKSQELLLAQTRENERIVREQNVILEQKVAERTRELVVEKQKSDDLLLNILPSDIADELKATGRAKARKYESTSVLFADFKDFTVFSQNQSAEKVVAEIDHCFRAFDRIVKNYGLEKIKTIGDAYMCAGGLPTPSDHHAQNIVQAALEICAFMKQLKAEKIKEGELYFEVRVGICSGPVVAGIVGINKFAYDIWGDTVNTAARMEQHSEPGKVNVSGSTYELIKETYNCIPRGKIAAKNKGEIEMYFVE
- a CDS encoding sugar phosphate isomerase/epimerase, producing MLKLGFVSAILADFGYEHVIDFAANHGFSCVEMMCWPSDNADARRYAGVTHINAERVLSDSAYAQNLVYYAKEKGITISGLGYYPNPMDSDAEKAAYFREHIKTLIKAAAKLGLQNVNTFVGRDPSKNVTENLKTFGQVWPEIIKVAEEHNVKIGIENCPMFFTNDEWPGGKNLATTPAIWDRMFEIIPSPILGLNYDPSHMIWQMMDEAKPIYDYKDRLHHIHLKDAKVYKDKLDRVGIMANPLEYHSPKLPGLGDVNWRKFFAALTDVRYRGPVCIEVEDKAYEGSIEDVKAAILTSRNYLRQFLG
- a CDS encoding HNH endonuclease; the protein is MRPIFRGPVPIDENGQMKVVSDYKDWRMDLVERIGNYCSYCDMVLNDSPQVEHVVPKNPQPNQPQGSLLAWDNMVLACGPCNRAKSNNPCGTDTHYLPDFHNTILAFETKNISYRNKNACIITVKSGLTFAQATKGQNTVNLCQLDKVVVTPRATDLRWKYRFEALQMAKYWRNEWDSWGQTTPAFLRLLQTAAISKGFFMVWYEVFSEVPTVVKALIEAFPNTAVDCFDEQQGYRLKRRNPADF